Within Aggregicoccus sp. 17bor-14, the genomic segment CGGCGCAGCTCGCTCGCGGCGATGGCCACCACCGCGCCCACGAGCAGGAGGAAGCCCAGCGTCTGCAGCAGCGTCTGCACGCGCCGGTTGACCGCGCGCCCGGTGAGCCCCTCGAGCGCGAGCAGCAGCACCCGGCCCCCGTCCAGGCTGGGGATGGGCAGCAGGTAGAAGAGGCAGAGCGCCACGGACACGCTCACCAGCAGGCGCAGGAAGGTGTCCAGGCCGGAGGTGGTCGCCTCCGAGGCCTGGCGCACCAGGGCCGTGGGGCCGGCGAGCTCGCGGCCCGGGTGGCCCTGCGCGAGCCCGACCACCAGGTCCACGCCCTCGCTCGCGATGCGGCCGGTGTGCAGCAGCGCGAGCCGCAGCGCCTCGGGCAGCGGGTGGGCGCGGTACACGTACTGCTGGGTGACGCCCACGCGCCCCGCGCCCTGCTCGCCGGGACGCGGGGTGAGCAGCACCTCGCGCCGCTCCCCGGCGCGCTCCACCGTGAGGTGCAGGGGCTGGCCGGGGTGCGCGGCCACGGCCTCCACGAACTCGCTCCAGCGCGCGACCTGCGAGCCCTCCACCTGGCGGATGACGTCCCCGGGCACCAGCTGCGCGCGCGCCGCCTCGGAGCCCGGCTCCACCGTGCCGATGGCGAGCGGCACCGGCACGTGCGTGCCCGCGGCGTAGAGCCCCGCGAGCACCGCGAGCGCGACGAGGTAGTTGGTGAGCGGGCCCGCCAGGTGCACGAGCGCGCGGCGCCAGCGGGGCAGGGCGACGAAGGAGGCCGGGTCCTCGGGGTCTGCCCGCTGCTCGTGCGGGTTCATCCCGCGGATGAGCACTGCGCCGCCCAGGGGCACCGCGGCCACCGTCACCCGCGTGCGCCCCGCGCGGAAGTCCAGCAGCGCCGGCCCGAACCCGAAGGAGAAGCGCTCCACGCGAAGGCCGAGCAGCCGGGCCATCACGAGGTGGCCCAGCTCGTGGACCGCGAGCAGGAGCCCCAGGGCGAGGAGTGCGTAGAGGTAGCGCACGGGGGGTTACAGCTTGCGCCGCTCGCCGGTGCGCCGGTAGCGCAGGTAGTCCTGCAGGATGGTGCCGTGGTCGAAGGCGAGCTCCTTGGGCAGCGCGTCGCGCGGGAAGGCGCGCGCCTCGCTCGCGTCGTCGCCGCCGGTGGGCTCGCCCTCGGCGCTGCCCAGGAACACGGTGGAGACGGTGTGCTTGCGCGGGTCGCGCTTCGGGTCCGAGTAGGTGAAGAACTGCTCCTGCAGCTTCACGTCCAGCCCCGTCTCCTCCTTCACCTCGCGCACGCAGGCGTCGTGCAGCGCCTCGCCCTCGTCCACGAAGCCGCCCGGCAGCGCCCAGCCCAGGGGCGGG encodes:
- a CDS encoding M50 family metallopeptidase — translated: MRYLYALLALGLLLAVHELGHLVMARLLGLRVERFSFGFGPALLDFRAGRTRVTVAAVPLGGAVLIRGMNPHEQRADPEDPASFVALPRWRRALVHLAGPLTNYLVALAVLAGLYAAGTHVPVPLAIGTVEPGSEAARAQLVPGDVIRQVEGSQVARWSEFVEAVAAHPGQPLHLTVERAGERREVLLTPRPGEQGAGRVGVTQQYVYRAHPLPEALRLALLHTGRIASEGVDLVVGLAQGHPGRELAGPTALVRQASEATTSGLDTFLRLLVSVSVALCLFYLLPIPSLDGGRVLLLALEGLTGRAVNRRVQTLLQTLGFLLLVGAVVAIAASELRRGLRLFQAPAAAPAPAARDAGLPSVLPRTDGGLPTGGAVPPGR
- a CDS encoding NUDIX hydrolase — encoded protein: MSDYKNPVPTVDCILELPGERVVLIRRKNPPLGWALPGGFVDEGEALHDACVREVKEETGLDVKLQEQFFTYSDPKRDPRKHTVSTVFLGSAEGEPTGGDDASEARAFPRDALPKELAFDHGTILQDYLRYRRTGERRKL